In Pirellula sp. SH-Sr6A, the DNA window ATCGCTTCGAACAGATCGTATTCGTTAGCGTTTCGAGAAAGGTCTTCGAGCTGCGTTACAGTACTCGGCGCCGTCCGATGTTCGCTGGCCATCGTTTTACCTCCCCTCGTTCGTTCGTATGGAGAGTGGTCTGTGTGAAAGAGTTGATGGAAACGTATTTGGCAAAAAACTCGGATAGGACGGCACCCAGCAGATAGGCGCTGGAACCGGCCATTCTCGACTCATCGCACAGCACCTTGATCTCCAGTCCTCGCCCAAAGGACAAGGGACCGAAATCGGATAATCGTTTCATGATTGGACGGCACTCCAAGGCGACAATGGAATCGGATTGATCCAAGGCTCCCGATGCCAGACCCTCTTGATAGAGAGACAAAAGCTCTTTCAACGCCCCTGCTCCCTCGCCCTCCACCAGGGAGAGATAATTCAACGAAAGATGACTGATCAGTCTCCAGCTTCGATCTCCGGATGTGGAGGCAAAGGATGGTTTCGGCTCGGTCGGCCCCGCGACGCACCGAATCGAACGAATCGGGGCTCCGGATTCCATCACAAAGTCCGTACTCCCCTTTCCAATCGGGATCGTCAGTGGAAGGTCGCGATTGGTGCACAGCAACATCACTTCTAATTGTTCCAAATCGGGGGCAAACGGAGCGCAATCCGAATCGACGATGGAAAGGTACGCTTCGCAACCCAGGTAACTGGACCGAGGCCCCCGCCGCTTTTGCTTGGTCGAAAGATTCCGGGTCGACCGAGACAATGAATAAAACGCATTGCGATGGACGCGACTATTGTCCATCTCGCCGTCATTCAAGTTGTAGAACGGCTTGAAATTGACTGACTTCTCCAAGCTTTGTCCGTAGCCTTCGACTTGAAGAACCGAGTGAACCTCGTAGTCCATCGGCCGGGTTCGATCCGGGACAATGTGGTATTCATGCGAACCGTGATTCAAGTGAATGCGATCCGCGCGGTGCGTGAAAAGATTGATCGCAGGTGAACAAAAAAGTCCAAAGCTGCTCTCATCAATCAGATTCTCCAGCTGTGGATCTAATCGCTTTAAGGGTATGAGGATCTCTAACTCGTCGACACCCATCGACGGCAGAACTTCCCCGAGCCCGAGAA includes these proteins:
- the tssF gene encoding type VI secretion system baseplate subunit TssF; its protein translation is MHPQFLEFYNRELQFIREMGGEFAREFPKIAGRLGLDGFECADPYVERLIESFAFMAARVHWKLECEFPKFTDHLLEIVYPQYLAPIPSMAIAQFSPDLNEGSLKDGYRIPRGTSLNSLLGPNDQTPCEYRTCHEIDLWPLHCVEASYVSRDSASAKLPPGYQSAKALIRIKLEATGGNKFSDLKLDRLPFFLRGTSARTNKLYEQIFCDALGVIIRPSGAGQERVLTQPIGSVGFEDESAMLPTHFNMFKGYRLLTEYFTFQQRFLFFEFLGLGEVLPSMGVDELEILIPLKRLDPQLENLIDESSFGLFCSPAINLFTHRADRIHLNHGSHEYHIVPDRTRPMDYEVHSVLQVEGYGQSLEKSVNFKPFYNLNDGEMDNSRVHRNAFYSLSRSTRNLSTKQKRRGPRSSYLGCEAYLSIVDSDCAPFAPDLEQLEVMLLCTNRDLPLTIPIGKGSTDFVMESGAPIRSIRCVAGPTEPKPSFASTSGDRSWRLISHLSLNYLSLVEGEGAGALKELLSLYQEGLASGALDQSDSIVALECRPIMKRLSDFGPLSFGRGLEIKVLCDESRMAGSSAYLLGAVLSEFFAKYVSINSFTQTTLHTNERGEVKRWPANIGRRRVL